A window of Pararge aegeria chromosome 27, ilParAegt1.1, whole genome shotgun sequence genomic DNA:
attgtttttttaaaaattgtaaaaattctacatttaaattttaataaaaaataaagttgttaagtattaattaattttctttttaatctttaatttgtaacgttttacgcttcttttgaaactagaattacacgccagcaacatctagtttttgttttacagccccgcaaagttttttttacgtaaaaaaataagcttgaacgtcaactttcggttttaataaaaaaaaaactaaaagtgatcatgttcttccaatttttttaaaacatctctggactgtcccctttctaatggtgtgcaatatgccatgaaaagtaattagtaacatcactaattttcaaattttctaaacttagtcacaattttctaatattcaacagatgaaagaaaaacaagtttttgcgtaaataaaactcacaagcaggtaaaatttttaaatttcgtaggttttacttgaaataaaaataatacattgcatttgaaacatttatttcataatttttacaaattctgctcaaattgttcacccctgtttcgaatgcaggcccgacatctttgacgtattgttacagttgtagtccgaagccgtatttcgttcttaattgtaccgaaggccgcttctatgcgttgtattagtacctccctcgttgggacttctgtggcgtatactagctctttggcacgtccccagacataaaaatctaacggagttaagtctggggaacgtggaggccatgcaataggcccatcgcgcccaatccacgaattggggaacacattatcgaggtattccctcacagttaaacgccaatgcgcgggacagccgtcattttgaaatactatgggcacatcttcattaaacacgggcacctcggccaataattccggcagatcattttgcaggaactctaaataattatcgccatttaagttatcaggcaggtagtgcggtccaattacctgattcccaatcactcctgcccaaacgttcacactaaaccgtctttgaaaagattgctgtcttttggcatgtgggttttgccgtttcggtgcccaatggtgtaaattgtgcaagttaagaatcccttctctggtaaatttggattcgtcagtccacagtattctttttaaaaaatcaggattatccacatctgtgtgtaacaaaaaccgacaaaagtgcattcgtctgtcaaagtcgccaccctcaagacctgcaacaaccaaaaatctttttaattccccttgagcagtaattaattgcactagaagattatggatacctgctaaacaaaggcaacgtcaaacaaaggttttaaattacgtaccttgaaccggagtctcgtggaatggatatttttcgttttgtcgaaggactttccacactttccatattgaaatatcaagttgtgccgccacatatctaatgcttcttgtgtcgtcttcctcaaaaagtgccagtattctctcgtccacttcaacattatgtcgcacaacatgtccccttggttcatgaaaattgacactcccagtctcgcgtaaacgtcggtatgtgtcttggaagactctgcggccaggtaatcgtcgaccaggaaagcgttcctggtaaagtcgttgcgctgcacgagcgacaccacgggctgcaccataaaccattatgatgtccgcatattcctcgttagagtatgtcgtcattgcaacaacaaaaaagtcaacaaagtttaacaataacaccaaaagtaaataaaacgtaacaaaaaacaacaaaacttaacgaaaactaaataaaagaatcgtggagtacagtaagctagcacacacgttaggcagcagaggcagtgatgtctcgactaaaaaataagatggccgccgtgtcgacgcgacgcggggcccgttcgcgattggttcaaacaggtttgcactatgcaagaaaggaatagaagatagatttcgcttcactagagtgaaaaaactatttttgcctgtttaaacgaacaacgggcgtataactttatgaaagagacagaaaatgtcatctgccttgtgaattgtgagtgttatttacgcaaacccttgtttttctttcacctgttgaatattagaaaattgcgaccaagtttagaaaatttgaaaattagtgatgttactaattacttttcatggcatattgcacaccattagaaaggggacagtccagagatgttttaaaaaaattggaagaacatgatcacttttagttttttttttattaaaaccgaaagttgacgttcaagcttatttttttacgtaaaaaaaactttgcggggctgtaaaacaaaaactagatgttgctggcgtgtaattctagtttcaaaagaagcgtaaaacgttacaaattaaagattaaaaagaaaattaattaatacttaacaactttattttttattaaaatttaaatgtagaatttttacaatttttaaaaaaacaatttaaaatcagtataaaaaaaaccgtttgagcaagatttttttacgagggctgaagagatagccaaagacccctccaatcatcagattcgatttggcacacgatgcaccaaacatcctgtataagaagaataaaaatgcgcaaaggcggtcttatcgctttaagcgatctcctccagacaacccttaatgaaagaagaaaaggaaTATGGagacgggatagtgcaattttaaaaatacataacataaactacatctactatatataacaataatacataaacagctaatacaaatacaaataatacagaaataaatgtatatatatataaatactagctgttgcccgcgacttcgtctgcgtttgattttgtatttttaaagcattcagtatcgctaggccttaaattagtatagtagtattatatatatataacatgtgactgtcaattaattatagaaaaataatttgcaataaaataaaattgcgactataattaaaaatctaaactattcTATCTCTTAAGtaggaacagactgctcacggtgtgccaatttaatttaaaatcggttaagtagtttaggagtccatcgcggacaaacatcgtgacaagagatttatatatattaagatacacaaatacatacagagcaaatatattagtttatgactccgtagataaataatattcttttaaacgacttttgaagatgcttaatgattaagactgtcttatgtctcttggaaatccattccagagtataaccaccttgactgtaaaagaatttccatacgcatgCGAGTGACTGGCACGAACATGTCTGTCATCCTTAGCCctcaaatagcactgaacaAATTCCCATAActtcttaatacccataacacaagctacgcttactttggggctagaagtaaacctcactttatataaaagaaatgtgtattgtatggcaataacaatttataacaaattaccaaatactttaattgacatacctctgcctaaatttaagattaaaattattgaatggcttatgcttcatcaattttattcagcagacgaatatctaaaatcaaaggctttaattattgtatttctaggtttatattttggtttactttacattgtttaattttaagttgacattgtaatttaatttcataatttttgataccttaatattctgacattttgtataaattggaaaaataattttataattaaggtgttattataattttcatgccatagaatggcagattgtagcacgtaacttgttatgttttagtataagatcaaatttgttaacctgcaatcacgcaaataaagatttgaatttgaatttgaatttgatggcgatgtgtgtatcgtcgtagtatatttatttatttttttatgtccagcagtggacgtctataggttgatatgatgcgaGACCACGTCCtgcagaccggaatacagcaatggCTCTTGGCATTACTCCGGACGAGCTCGCGTCAATCCCAAGGACCTTGGGATCCGGCATCTATACATTGATTgtttgtacatattatatttgtatatataggtttatgcatgtttatttgcaacacagtacagttaaatgcaccacctacctctcttcttgagctgtttttaacgcatttggatgcctggaagagatcgctatgtagcgataaggccgccaaattgtataccttttgttaaatttttactttttaatttgttatgtttatgtggtgtacaataaaagtgtattcattcattcattcattcattgacgATATACTCACATCATATGCGTTCTCAAGGCACCTTGACGCGTGTAGCTGTCCCCGCAAACGTTACACGCGTATCTTCGGCCGCTGCTTTTGTTTGCGTGCACCCTCTTCAAATGCTGCTGGAGACCGTTTGCGTCTCTGGACACAATGACGTTTcacttttattagtgtttttacctacacttgggaggaattatcaattgtttcaaacgtgtctcattgtaatatggacctttgaaaaagtagatcgaaactgcaacgtagatgacgctacagtcgctataagactgatgtgaaaggcatatactaattcgGCATTGATGgtagaagagccgtagcttaattggtgaaagcgctcaggccgcgattgcccgagagtcgcaggttcaaatcctgtcggttgcgaattttttatatgcattttaaatttataaaattggctACATTGACGTTTCACTTTTAATACATTGGCTACAGTGACGTTTCACTTTTAATACATTTGGATACTGTGACGTTTCACTTTTAATACATTGGCTACAGTGACATTTCACTTTATATTCATTGGACACAATGACgtttaacttttaaaacattgGATGAAATGACGTTCCACTTTTACTAAATTGGAAATAGTGACGTTTCATATCTAATACATTGGATACAGTGACGTTTCACTTTATATTCATTGGACACAATGACGTTTAACTTTTGAATCATTGGATGCAATGACGTTTCACTTTAACTACGAGGAATAAAGTGACGTTTTACTACAAATACAATGAGCACCGTGATGTTTCACTTCAAATACATATAACTAAAACAATGACGTTTCACTTTTACTACATTGGAAATAGTGACGTTTCACATCAAATACATTGGATACAGTGACGTTTCACTTTAAATTCTCTGGACACAATAACGTTTCACTCCAAATATTTCGATTtcttattcagcacaatacaacATTTgtgatacaatattttatataaatttatataagtaggtatatacctactttcATTTATGCACAACCAGTTTGGGCGctgccatttttaaaattaaataattcaatgaATTTCCAAAACCATAGTATAGTAAGTAGGGGAAGCGATTTTATCGGGGAtactcaatataaaaaaaatcgctctagtatttttttaatacttttatagaCATTGCGTATGGACTTTGCTTGTGCAGTGCTAATTTTGTATAAGGtgcatttaatttacttttagttttttccGGAAAACGCCGTTCTTTTCTTTGTTATGATTTGTCCATTCAAAACTCGGGTACAatcgaatatatatatatatatatattaatcaaactggacctatcgtttagaagtaATGGGTAAAGAAATTCAAGAAAAATGCCGCGGGCCGCGTAtgtttatcatatcaaccgattactgGTCCACCACAGGCTATTTGGCTAAACAAGTTAAATTACGAAGATACCGAAGAATTATTGAATTTGCAAATTTAGTggataaacacacacacacacacacacacgcaagcACTTATTATTCAAACTTCCAATtgcatatatttcaagtaggcataggATAAGCATTTTTTAAAGACGTCAAGTATGTTTCTAGAGACTCGCAACCacacaaccacacacacactaaTGCACACACACCcccactcacacacacacacacacatacacacacacacacacacacacacacacacacacacacacactattattaGCATGTTAGATTATAGGTACTTTGTTTTTCTATGTTAAGATAGATAAATGTAAACGGAGAAGAGCGGGGAccctgagacacaggttttaatttaaaacttacttcaggattcccaacactattgtaaaatgactaatattttaacaataaatttcatttcatttcatttcactacagggcacgggtcacaaTGAGAACTgatgattggtggacttaacacacctttgagaacattatgtagaactctcaggcatgcaggtttccccacgatgatTTGCCTTCgggcaactgatattttaattgtttataatgtgtttttttttcatttttaacacacatgacaaaacataaaaataagaacaacaaccaataaacataaaactagccatattaaataaattaccagAAACATTAATAGAACCagaaactaaaaagcaaaaaatacttgtttctaccggcgcggcgatctaattaaattttagaacacaaacgctactattgtgacctaaatatgatagttagatatattcccatataagaatatacatattttttatgtatcaccaatacttttctcagcgcacgccaaataatgaactATGTAGGcgaaaatttgctactttgggttacattgtTGTtgattttgacgtgacaacgtcttataaattggtttgccgggtgacacttcaagaaactgcgttacgctccgctcacgttatgcgctcacaatgagagcgagtgaaaggcacgcgtccctttgtagtaaacgctgtttcattgtacgcaaatgtattgcaagttattgtatgtatatttgtatataaatacgtatgtatgtgtaaaggtaaaaataaaattttgttaatatgaaattcagtgcgagattctttgtataaattaatgttttaaatataattctttgtataaataaatgttttaaattgttactattatttcatccttcttcctactatacgaatgaatattcacattaaaattattttaccactcaaagtgttgtcacgtaaaactttcgcccgtataccgactttacaggcaaccaatttttttaataacagcttgaccgatttcaatgaaatttacaTGGTaccacctggaaagtatgccctttaaaacaaaaaaagactttttcaaatcggttcaggcgtcttcgagtaatcgggtaacatacaaaaaaaaaaaagattccgacgaattgagagccttttttaagtcggttaaaacgcacgagaggtgcgttctggaattcgaacttggccccccgaaagtgaagtcgaggtcccatccactgggctaccaccgcttcccgagtataacatagtttggaaataaaactggacccggtaggtggcacTGCTTCTAGGTTtttataagatattaaaaccggtaataaccgatttggtgcagacgaagttgcgcgggtcagctagttatattataaacgtaacattatgtattgtgttgaataaattgaaattgaaatcatcacgtgcacttcatacatgcacaaaagcactgcatacccttaaattcatatataactcgtataataggaggatttttgccgttttatgcaattttcctgctgtatgcataccctggtaagaaacccagtgaacgccactgggtttcttaccagggtatgcatatgcagtgggccggcaatgggttatTGACGATGTTATGAGCTTACTTGAGCAAGTTCCCGCACAAATGGCAAGCGACGCTCTGCGGCTCTCTTGGCTGCTGACATGCGTGGCGTCTCTTGACCCGCGGCCTCAGGCACTCACCACACTTGCGACACAAGTATCGCTCGGTGTGACTAGCCGCGTGGATCCTCAGCAAGGCGGGTGTCGCGAAACGTAACGTGCATGTAACACATTGATATTCACCGTTggactagaaaaaaaaaaaaaaatccgacaCAAGTGATAAGTTACTTTGGCGCGTTAGACATGACAtatgaattgtattttattcatcattcgtcatcatttcaaccaatggacgtccactgctggacataggtcttctgtagggagttccacaataaaCGGTCCTGgtccgcttgcctccagcggctcccagcgactcgcctgatgtccaccgcgttgggggctgacctacgctgcgtttaccggtgcggggtcgccattccagcaccttaagaccccaacgtctatcggttctccgagctatgtgctccgcccattgccacttcagcttcgcgactcgctgagctatgtcggtaactctagttctcctacggatctcctcatttctgatttgatcgcgtagagatactcctagcatagctctctccatcgcccgcttagtGACTCTGAGTCTcatgagccttcttatgaggcccatagttaccGATACGTAATTTCatggttaaatttttatgaattattagaaactttaaattacatttaatattcttttaagaATCAACGTTAACAATTTCGACAACTCTTGTATCTAAATGTCTATCGTTAAAATGATTACAATCTAAAATCATCCCAgcatgaaattcaaaattcatttatttcaagtagtcctaatataggcacttttgaaacgtcaagtctgtctgtttgtagtgactctaccaccggttcggaaggcagattctaccgagaagaagccggcaagaaactcagcagttgcccttttctaacatcaacaattaacattttacattttaacattcatttttctatattgtgggagttgaaagcggagctggatgcttccaagcaaccttgttattaagaaattcatcaattgtatagtaacctcactgtaataaatgtgttttaacatattctttaaacttatgcattggtaggtccaaaattacgttaggaatcatattataaaagcgtatactcaatcccacaaatgacttctgcacctttcgcagacgatatgcagatgtcactaatttatgaccatttcttgtaagtcagtcgacttacaagaaatggtcataaattttCGAGTTCGAGTCGAGTCGTTCATCTTAGGaactgcggtggtttcgaagacgttttagatcttatttagttttacatagttcattttaggttatatttataaaacaaatgtgaaaggaGTATAGATTGAATgttctttattaaatattgtaaactttaataaattatatattaatatatattaatgtacacatattctgttaagtgctagaagtaatataggatactttttatcccgacattaagctcggttcctttgcgagaggggatgaaagtgtttgacgattttacaccataaatcaaacaaacttttaacgaattaattaatttttattgtactataggggttataatatgtgtttaatttggcccaaactgtggttggagacagaggacagaactcctcagcggacagcagaaaacccctcatttaaggctgagcgatactgaatactttaattttttttagatctacaactaaatttaatgccacgtcaaaaaactaaatcaaacgcagacgaagtcgcgggcaacagctagtatatgtatatttctacgacaatattttattgtttatgatGCAAACTTACTTCTTCATGTCTCATCATATGAGCTTGATACGTATCTTTGAAAAGGAAACTCAGTGCACAATTGTAACACTTAAATTCAGCTTCTATATAACTCTTCTTCTTTCTATTCGCTTCTAACTCAATCTTCTGCTTGTCTAGATTCAAAATTATCCTCTTGAAACCTCGATCCGACTTCTTCTTGCTCTTCTTTACAACCTTGCTATCGTCTGCGGTTTCTTCCATTTTTGATTCAGCATTAAACActatttctttttcaaaattGTCATTTTTATTTGCTCCTGAATAGTTCTCGTTATCGATTTCAATTTTAACATCGTACAAGTTTGTATGATCATCATTTACCGGTGATACACCGGTAAATGATGTTCCTGTTATTCTATTGTCCtgattatttaaatcattcATTTTATCATAATTTCCTATATTATAATCTATAGATTGACCATTTAAATCTGCGTTTAAAACCGTATCAATATCTGTTAGTTTTataacttcatcatcatttctATTATCATTTTTTACGTCACAATGTAACTCATCTATTGCATTATGTTCTTTAATATTATCGTAGAAATTGTCACATCCTGATATCACTATTTTATCACTGTTTATATTTTGTCTGTCACTATTTATGTATTCAatgtcattatttattatattatgattgtaTACGATTTCGTTATgatgatttaaattttcattatcaCTGTCATTGGCATATCGAGTGTCGACAGAATCATTGGAGTCATCGCTGTGATTGAATTGGTAGCTTTTGTTGCTATGTATTTGATTGTATTCATAGCATTTCTCTGGACATAGGATGTGGATTTCGAGGTCgcttttttgtaactttatcgGATAATATTTTTTGCTAAAACACAAATTCAGTTTAGTTTCAAATAAGTCTGTAATATCTTAAATTCTGTAATAAGTCTGTATTATCTTAAAGTTTGTAATATCTTAAATATTGTGTAACGGGTGTATGGATCGCGGTCCCTGTTTCCCAAAATCCCAACGCTGGGCTCGGTTGGTAGTAGTAGGACATAGAATTCTGCTGCCCATGTTAAATATTATactcattggatagaagcaggcgtttctaTCGGAATTCCAtgagatattatgaaaattaagcttaatttgctatactccgcgaaaagcaggagaaaccgtgtggtgtaatttaaaattccttcaatccttatactccacaccaaacagatcctctgCAATGcatcctctatgcacgttttgctccgaaaccggagcatcctcagatgttgactttaaaatgaataaatgttaagtgaagtgtcttaacaattattcttataatgtaaattatgcttaattttcataattatcttgagcaataaagacgacagtgattaactcttactcatatttaagtatttaccgaatgttatagtatatattagtttatcatcatcacatcaaccgatagacgtccactgctggacata
This region includes:
- the LOC120635809 gene encoding zinc finger protein 813-like — encoded protein: MADTCFICDDTVTVDIDEQTRVKYRDVVGKNLIQDCQLCYLCCHVLNKLALFKYICLQKTSQYPGLLSKKYYPIKLQKSDLEIHILCPEKCYEYNQIHSNKSYQFNHSDDSNDSVDTRYANDSDNENLNHHNEIVYNHNIINNDIEYINSDRQNINSDKIVISGCDNFYDNIKEHNAIDELHCDVKNDNRNDDEVIKLTDIDTVLNADLNGQSIDYNIGNYDKMNDLNNQDNRITGTSFTGVSPVNDDHTNLYDVKIEIDNENYSGANKNDNFEKEIVFNAESKMEETADDSKVVKKSKKKSDRGFKRIILNLDKQKIELEANRKKKSYIEAEFKCYNCALSFLFKDTYQAHMMRHEESNGEYQCVTCTLRFATPALLRIHAASHTERYLCRKCGECLRPRVKRRHACQQPREPQSVACHLCGNLLKDANGLQQHLKRVHANKSSGRRYACNVCGDSYTRQGALRTHMIKHINRKFHCDQCPGTYSSPYTLTQHKKTHDAGGVTHYCDTCGAGYASRKSLLAHMRNTSNHSTTTYECPICSRVCPNQKSLASHIQCVHSTRKDFTCSLCPARYSNRKSLVRHAVAHTTQKPARIVVCHLCGTNFKDNSKLNRHLREVCKKSKEEQLLAMYD